One stretch of Streptomyces sp. MMBL 11-1 DNA includes these proteins:
- a CDS encoding helix-turn-helix domain-containing protein, with protein sequence MPQPALPISQIAQLLDVPEDALRTLMAERRPAGDTTLVALTVAEAARRIGIGRTKLYEYVSSGEIASVKIGSLRRIPAEAVNDFLARRLSASDFGAAA encoded by the coding sequence ATGCCGCAGCCCGCGCTGCCCATTTCCCAGATAGCCCAGCTCCTGGACGTCCCCGAAGACGCCCTGCGCACCCTGATGGCCGAGCGGCGACCCGCCGGCGACACGACCCTGGTCGCCCTGACCGTCGCCGAGGCCGCCCGCCGGATCGGCATCGGCCGCACCAAGCTGTACGAGTACGTCTCCTCCGGCGAGATCGCCTCCGTCAAGATCGGAAGCTTGCGCCGCATTCCAGCGGAGGCGGTGAACGACTTCCTGGCCCGCCGTCTGTCGGCGTCCGACTTCGGGGCCGCCGCGTGA
- a CDS encoding helix-turn-helix transcriptional regulator: MPEEHVAARIKLEREVRGWSTVKLAEEMAAVGHPINQSAIWRIESGKPRRRVNLDEALGFCKVFDLTMQDLTGPPGELATPRIRQLAHEYVQMTREYHQLRAAIDRNQMHLHEIDMELNAYGDMGPEQRGQVDELLRLEERALMRSMHPSQAHLRNQGQPPAGE, translated from the coding sequence ATGCCGGAGGAGCACGTCGCTGCCCGCATCAAGCTGGAGCGCGAGGTCCGCGGTTGGAGCACGGTGAAGCTCGCCGAGGAGATGGCCGCCGTCGGCCATCCGATCAATCAGTCGGCGATCTGGCGCATCGAGAGCGGCAAGCCCCGTCGCAGGGTCAACCTCGACGAGGCGCTCGGCTTCTGCAAGGTCTTCGACCTCACCATGCAGGACCTGACTGGACCGCCGGGCGAGCTGGCCACGCCCCGCATTCGCCAGCTCGCCCACGAGTACGTCCAGATGACGCGGGAGTACCACCAGCTGCGAGCGGCGATCGACCGGAACCAGATGCACCTGCACGAGATCGACATGGAACTCAACGCATACGGGGACATGGGACCCGAGCAGAGAGGACAGGTCGACGAACTTCTCCGGCTCGAGGAGCGAGCGTTGATGAGAAGCATGCACCCGTCCCAGGCCCACCTGCGAAACCAGGGGCAGCCACCCGCCGGCGAATAG
- a CDS encoding helix-turn-helix domain-containing protein, translated as MTTPSVPADAFQEFGGLLRQLREEAGLTVRDLHDVLDVSISTISKTQNGGHATPPDFYMVKKWVTACQDRAGASGRTLSVSVDIKWWRKQHGQLERLHEQLSSQRREAARSGLAGNARLPVRQWDPLRLGVRRAITVAPTDFGRPCSPAEGALRVPVSGDLPLLPPYVERSHDRRLRALLARSSANTCVVVTGNSSSGTTRTMWEAAIKCCADWTLIHPNSAADLAHLSTAHIGPNTVVWLDELHSYLLDSAAGSAAARALGELMEAPGPYLIIGSMWPRHWDELMRRPAEGADHHRPARQFLENHVEEIAVPDSFAQDSAAQELLRRRAARDPRLSIAYETAGQQWRITQVLSGGRQLVSRYERGDDRHGTAVISVAMDARRLGVHGPYTPAFLRTAVDGYLPDGSLRVGGKDWFEHALSYASEEVNGVAPLTPVRHTPGIGEAEGYVLHEYLAQHGERTRQHLRIPASLWSALSSEDNVGFAPGSIDLTAHVNDPETLHRLGAIARTRMLYGFAEQFLRRAAVAGATAAYLELADLLTDQERHDESDQVLQLAVPTQPYAHVYRARRFSRQGRVDDAVAAYSAGADACDSTFGIGTGIHSRLEMAEMLSRHDRVEEAIAMWQAASDAGLLIDRTQFASLLARHGRLPMAVAELRKDIDAGSRLARSNLVHLLARHRMIDEALTELRAASSEDLNCDATHVARLLIRQGNKDEAVTELRAAADRGDLIARRELGRILEQDGRTAEALREYRLAAQSGSVPARDDLIRLLKARGEHEAAHAELQAAIDSLQASADAGDSWARTQRGFMYAQMGDVDQAVIEMRIAADSGDAQSRWALAQLLEIHGQGENAVTEAVTAGQVGLLNIRDQFVRMLNQQGKGDLARQASLYGLLPDGTVARPA; from the coding sequence GTGACCACACCGTCAGTGCCGGCCGATGCGTTCCAGGAGTTCGGTGGCCTTCTTCGGCAGCTGCGCGAGGAGGCGGGGCTGACGGTGCGCGACCTGCACGACGTGCTCGACGTGAGCATCTCGACGATCTCCAAGACGCAGAACGGAGGCCACGCCACGCCTCCGGATTTCTACATGGTCAAAAAATGGGTCACGGCGTGCCAGGACCGTGCAGGAGCCAGCGGCAGGACTCTGTCCGTCTCGGTGGACATCAAGTGGTGGCGCAAGCAACACGGACAGCTTGAGCGGTTACATGAGCAGCTCAGCTCTCAGCGTCGGGAGGCCGCCCGATCAGGTCTGGCTGGAAACGCGCGGCTGCCGGTGCGGCAGTGGGACCCTCTCCGACTCGGTGTCCGCCGGGCCATCACCGTCGCCCCAACCGATTTCGGCCGACCGTGCAGCCCTGCGGAAGGGGCACTTCGAGTGCCTGTCAGCGGGGACCTGCCACTGCTCCCTCCGTACGTGGAGCGCAGCCACGACCGCCGGCTGCGAGCCCTCCTGGCCCGCTCCTCCGCGAACACCTGCGTGGTGGTGACCGGGAACTCGTCGAGCGGCACGACCCGCACCATGTGGGAAGCGGCAATTAAGTGCTGCGCCGACTGGACGTTGATCCACCCGAACAGCGCGGCCGATCTCGCGCACCTCAGCACCGCGCACATCGGCCCAAACACCGTGGTGTGGCTGGACGAGCTCCACTCGTACCTCCTTGACTCCGCAGCCGGGTCCGCAGCCGCGCGGGCGCTGGGCGAGCTCATGGAGGCACCAGGCCCATACCTGATCATCGGATCCATGTGGCCGCGCCACTGGGACGAGCTCATGCGTCGACCAGCAGAAGGTGCTGACCATCATCGGCCGGCCCGGCAGTTCCTCGAGAATCACGTCGAGGAAATCGCTGTTCCCGACTCCTTCGCCCAGGACTCGGCCGCACAGGAGCTGCTGCGGCGCCGTGCCGCGCGCGACCCCAGGCTGTCCATCGCCTATGAGACAGCAGGTCAACAGTGGCGAATCACCCAGGTGCTGTCCGGTGGCCGCCAACTCGTGAGCCGGTACGAGCGAGGCGATGACCGACACGGTACGGCGGTCATCTCCGTGGCCATGGACGCGCGGAGGCTAGGAGTCCACGGCCCCTACACCCCCGCTTTCCTCCGCACCGCCGTCGACGGCTACCTTCCCGACGGTTCCCTGCGTGTCGGAGGCAAAGACTGGTTTGAGCACGCGCTGTCGTACGCCAGCGAGGAAGTCAACGGCGTCGCGCCTCTCACCCCCGTGCGCCACACCCCCGGCATCGGCGAAGCCGAGGGGTACGTCCTCCATGAATACCTCGCACAGCACGGTGAGCGGACGCGGCAACACCTACGCATCCCGGCTTCCCTGTGGAGCGCGCTCAGTTCGGAAGACAATGTCGGTTTTGCGCCTGGCAGCATCGACTTGACTGCCCATGTCAATGATCCAGAGACGCTTCACCGCCTGGGGGCCATTGCGCGCACCCGGATGCTGTACGGGTTTGCCGAGCAGTTCCTACGGCGAGCAGCCGTGGCGGGGGCTACGGCCGCATACCTGGAGCTGGCCGACCTCCTCACCGACCAGGAGCGGCACGACGAGAGCGACCAGGTACTGCAGCTGGCTGTTCCCACTCAACCGTATGCCCACGTCTACCGTGCTCGTCGGTTCTCCCGGCAAGGGCGCGTTGACGACGCCGTGGCCGCCTACTCCGCAGGAGCCGACGCATGCGACAGCACCTTCGGAATCGGAACGGGCATCCACTCGCGTCTCGAGATGGCGGAGATGCTCAGCCGCCACGATCGCGTGGAGGAGGCGATCGCCATGTGGCAAGCGGCCAGCGACGCCGGACTTCTCATCGACCGCACACAATTCGCTAGCCTTCTTGCCAGGCACGGAAGGCTCCCGATGGCCGTCGCCGAACTGCGCAAGGACATCGATGCCGGATCCCGGCTCGCCCGCAGCAACCTGGTCCATCTTCTCGCCAGGCACAGGATGATCGACGAGGCCCTGACCGAGCTTCGTGCCGCAAGCTCCGAAGACCTCAACTGCGACGCCACCCATGTTGCGCGGCTGCTGATCCGGCAGGGGAACAAGGACGAGGCGGTTACGGAACTGCGCGCTGCGGCCGACCGCGGCGACCTCATTGCTCGACGCGAGCTCGGACGCATCCTCGAACAGGACGGGCGAACCGCCGAAGCCCTGCGCGAATACCGTCTGGCCGCCCAATCGGGCTCCGTGCCCGCGCGCGACGATCTGATCCGCCTCCTGAAAGCCCGCGGGGAGCATGAGGCGGCCCATGCCGAACTGCAGGCGGCAATCGACAGCCTGCAAGCTTCGGCCGATGCTGGTGACTCCTGGGCACGGACCCAACGCGGCTTCATGTACGCGCAGATGGGAGACGTTGACCAAGCAGTCATTGAGATGCGCATCGCCGCCGACAGCGGTGATGCACAGTCTCGGTGGGCCCTCGCACAACTGCTGGAGATCCACGGGCAAGGTGAGAACGCCGTCACCGAAGCTGTGACAGCTGGTCAAGTGGGACTCCTCAACATCCGGGACCAGTTCGTCCGGATGCTCAACCAGCAAGGCAAGGGTGACCTCGCCCGACAAGCCAGTCTCTATGGTCTACTCCCCGACGGGACAGTGGCCCGACCAGCCTGA
- a CDS encoding DNA polymerase III subunit gamma and tau translates to MSSLALYRRYRPESFAEVIGQEHVTDPLQQALRNNRVNHAYLFSGPRGCGKTTSARILARCLNCEQGPTPTPCGECQSCRDLARNGPGSIDVIEIDAASHGGVDDARDLREKAFFGPASSRYKIYIIDEAHMVTPAGFNALLKVVEEPPEHLKFIFATTEPEKVIGTIRSRTHHYPFRLVPPGTLRSYLADVCGRENSPVEDGVLPLVVRAGAGSVRDSMSVMDQLLAGAGDDGVTYAMATSLLGYTDGSLLDSIVDAFAAGDGAAAFEVVDRVIEGGNDPRRFVADLLERLRDLVILAAVPDAGEKGLIDAPADVVERMQAQASVFGAAELSRAADLVNDGLTEMRGATSPRLQVELICARVLLPAAYDDERSLQARLDRLERGASAAAAAGFAAAPMGYAPGPDAHAPQAYVPQAAGPDAARAAVRGEAPPAAPAPATPPAYPPQAAEPAPQAPAEAPPTAEPAQRPGSWPAAAGPDQARRPGGWPTASAPGSGPAPAASPPPAAAPAAPVAPAAPEGGQSMAQGAAQVRNMWPDILEAVKSRRRFTWILLSQNAQVAGFDGTTLRIGFLNAGARDNFASSGSEEILKQALAERFNAQWRIEAVVDTSGGGGSPPGPGMGAGRPAPQYQPAPAAPAAPVAYEPRPQHSAPQQSMPSSQGQPPQPPPPPQQPPASAPPQRRDAEPAPEDSHSAYGTEPPRPVAPEDDTPEADDPDLIDSALSGHELIVRELGATVVEEFTNEQ, encoded by the coding sequence GTGTCGTCCCTTGCGCTGTACCGCCGCTACCGCCCCGAGTCGTTCGCCGAGGTCATCGGTCAGGAGCATGTCACTGACCCGCTCCAGCAGGCCCTGCGGAACAACCGGGTCAATCACGCGTACCTGTTCAGCGGGCCGCGCGGCTGTGGAAAGACGACCAGCGCGCGCATCCTCGCCCGCTGTCTGAACTGCGAGCAGGGGCCCACGCCGACCCCGTGCGGGGAGTGCCAGTCCTGCCGGGACCTCGCGCGCAACGGGCCGGGTTCCATCGATGTGATCGAGATCGACGCCGCCTCGCACGGTGGCGTGGACGACGCCCGTGATCTGCGCGAGAAGGCGTTCTTCGGGCCCGCCTCCAGTCGTTACAAGATCTACATCATCGACGAGGCGCACATGGTCACCCCGGCGGGCTTCAACGCCCTGCTGAAGGTGGTCGAGGAGCCGCCGGAGCACCTCAAGTTCATCTTCGCGACGACCGAGCCCGAGAAGGTCATCGGGACGATCCGGTCGCGTACGCACCACTATCCGTTCCGGCTCGTGCCCCCGGGCACCCTCCGCAGCTATCTCGCCGATGTCTGCGGGCGGGAGAACAGCCCCGTCGAGGACGGCGTCCTCCCGCTCGTCGTGCGCGCCGGGGCCGGGTCCGTGCGTGACTCGATGTCCGTCATGGACCAGTTGCTGGCCGGCGCGGGCGACGACGGTGTGACGTATGCCATGGCCACCTCGCTCCTCGGGTACACCGACGGCTCCCTGCTCGACTCGATCGTCGACGCCTTCGCCGCCGGCGACGGGGCCGCCGCCTTCGAGGTCGTGGACCGGGTCATCGAGGGCGGCAACGATCCGCGTCGGTTCGTGGCCGACCTGCTGGAGCGGCTGCGCGATCTGGTCATCCTCGCCGCCGTGCCGGATGCGGGGGAGAAGGGCCTCATCGACGCACCCGCCGACGTGGTCGAGCGGATGCAGGCCCAGGCCTCCGTCTTCGGCGCCGCCGAGCTGAGCCGCGCCGCCGACCTGGTCAACGACGGGCTCACCGAGATGCGCGGAGCCACCTCGCCGCGCCTCCAGGTGGAGCTGATCTGCGCCCGGGTCCTGCTGCCCGCCGCCTACGACGACGAGCGGTCGCTCCAGGCCCGCCTCGACCGGCTGGAGCGCGGGGCCTCGGCCGCGGCGGCCGCCGGGTTCGCCGCGGCGCCGATGGGGTACGCACCGGGCCCCGACGCCCACGCCCCCCAGGCCTACGTCCCCCAGGCCGCGGGTCCGGACGCGGCCCGTGCCGCCGTACGGGGCGAGGCGCCCCCCGCCGCTCCCGCACCCGCGACGCCCCCCGCCTACCCACCGCAGGCCGCCGAGCCCGCCCCGCAGGCTCCCGCCGAGGCCCCCCCGACTGCCGAGCCCGCCCAGCGCCCCGGGTCCTGGCCCGCCGCGGCCGGCCCGGACCAGGCCCGTCGCCCCGGAGGCTGGCCCACCGCGTCCGCCCCCGGCAGCGGCCCGGCCCCCGCCGCCTCCCCGCCGCCCGCCGCCGCCCCGGCGGCCCCCGTCGCGCCGGCCGCACCCGAGGGCGGTCAGAGCATGGCCCAGGGCGCCGCCCAGGTGCGGAACATGTGGCCCGACATCCTGGAGGCGGTCAAGAGCCGCCGCCGCTTCACCTGGATCCTGCTCAGCCAGAACGCCCAGGTCGCCGGGTTCGACGGGACCACGCTCCGGATCGGCTTCCTCAACGCGGGAGCCCGGGACAACTTCGCGAGCAGTGGCAGCGAGGAGATCCTCAAGCAGGCCCTCGCCGAACGGTTCAACGCCCAATGGCGCATCGAAGCGGTCGTCGACACCTCCGGTGGCGGCGGGTCACCCCCGGGCCCCGGCATGGGCGCCGGACGCCCCGCCCCGCAGTACCAGCCCGCCCCGGCAGCCCCCGCCGCCCCGGTCGCGTACGAGCCCCGGCCCCAGCACTCCGCCCCGCAGCAGTCCATGCCCTCGTCGCAGGGGCAGCCCCCGCAGCCTCCGCCGCCCCCGCAGCAGCCGCCCGCCTCCGCGCCGCCGCAGCGCCGGGATGCCGAGCCCGCCCCCGAGGACTCCCACAGCGCGTACGGGACGGAGCCGCCGCGGCCCGTCGCCCCCGAGGACGACACCCCGGAGGCCGACGATCCGGATCTCATCGACTCCGCCCTCTCCGGCCACGAGCTGATCGTCCGCGAGCTGGGCGCCACGGTCGTGGAGGAGTTCACCAACGAGCAGTGA
- a CDS encoding tyrosine-type recombinase/integrase — translation MTRASAPKSRQPNGGSSIFQGKDGRWHGYVTAGVKDDGTPDRRHVSRKTRPEVTKVVREMERQRDKGAVRKVGQSWTLETWLTHWVENIAAAHVSENTIDGYRVAVNHHLIPGLGAHRLEKLQPEHLERFYKKMQDSGSAAGTAHQVHRTVRTALNEAVRRAHLTVNPATIAKAPRLEEEEVEPYSVEEVQRLLAEAGKHRNTARWVIALALGLRQGEVLGMQWDDVDFDLGVIRVRRGRLRPRYKHGCGDRCGRKPGYCPQKINTRRETKNAKSRAGQRPIGVPDELLQLLRQHKEEQARERALARDLWTEKGYVFTSPTGEPLNPNTDYHKWKELLKAAGVRDARLHDARHTAATVLLILGVPDAVVDSIMGWEPGKSARMRRRYQHLTSRVLKDTAAKVGGLLWGTDQPARSAAPEAGQSPVPAELVVHVARLGERRVPFFHRDHADEVVARWSEDWPDHPAEIEEWDRWRWEQQGPGGASAIRDRVPERAVVFHARALFLPGGERAATEVPEQWSVPAWAFETDRYTDRASAWRTARRPGTGQEVEAQVRGTDKDAVEAAFAEACAQAVDRARNPGKYGDTDDW, via the coding sequence GTGACGCGAGCCTCCGCACCGAAGTCCCGCCAGCCCAACGGCGGCTCCTCGATCTTCCAGGGCAAGGACGGTCGTTGGCACGGTTACGTTACCGCCGGGGTCAAGGACGACGGCACCCCTGATCGGCGCCACGTCAGCCGCAAGACCCGCCCCGAGGTCACCAAGGTCGTCCGCGAGATGGAACGGCAGCGCGACAAGGGCGCCGTCCGCAAGGTCGGCCAGAGCTGGACGCTGGAGACGTGGCTGACGCACTGGGTGGAGAACATCGCCGCCGCGCACGTCTCGGAGAACACCATCGACGGCTACCGCGTCGCTGTGAACCACCACCTCATCCCCGGCCTCGGCGCCCACCGCCTGGAGAAGCTCCAACCCGAGCACCTGGAGCGCTTCTACAAGAAGATGCAGGACTCCGGCAGCGCGGCAGGCACCGCCCACCAGGTTCACCGCACCGTACGCACCGCCCTCAACGAAGCGGTCCGTCGTGCCCATCTCACCGTCAACCCGGCCACGATCGCCAAGGCCCCGCGCCTGGAAGAGGAGGAGGTCGAGCCGTACTCGGTCGAGGAGGTCCAGCGCCTGCTCGCCGAAGCGGGCAAGCACCGCAACACCGCCCGTTGGGTCATCGCCCTGGCCCTGGGCCTGCGGCAGGGCGAGGTCCTCGGCATGCAGTGGGACGACGTCGACTTCGACCTCGGCGTTATCCGCGTACGGCGTGGCCGGCTGCGGCCCCGCTACAAGCACGGCTGCGGCGACCGCTGCGGACGCAAGCCCGGCTACTGCCCCCAGAAGATCAACACCCGGCGCGAGACGAAGAACGCCAAGTCCCGCGCCGGCCAGCGCCCCATCGGCGTCCCCGACGAACTCCTTCAGCTCCTGCGCCAGCACAAGGAGGAGCAGGCGCGCGAGCGCGCCCTTGCCCGCGACCTGTGGACGGAGAAGGGATACGTGTTCACCTCGCCCACCGGCGAGCCCCTGAACCCGAACACCGACTACCACAAGTGGAAGGAGCTGCTGAAGGCCGCCGGCGTCCGCGATGCCCGCCTCCACGACGCTCGCCACACGGCGGCGACCGTGTTGCTCATCCTCGGCGTTCCCGACGCGGTCGTCGACTCGATCATGGGCTGGGAACCTGGCAAGTCCGCCCGGATGCGCCGCCGCTACCAGCACCTGACCAGCCGCGTCCTCAAGGACACCGCCGCCAAGGTCGGCGGCCTCCTGTGGGGCACGGACCAGCCTGCGCGTAGCGCTGCGCCGGAGGCAGGCCAGAGCCCCGTCCCCGCCGAGCTGGTGGTTCACGTCGCCCGCCTTGGCGAGCGGCGTGTTCCCTTCTTCCACCGCGACCACGCCGACGAGGTCGTCGCACGGTGGAGCGAGGACTGGCCCGACCACCCTGCCGAGATCGAGGAATGGGACCGCTGGCGCTGGGAACAGCAGGGCCCGGGCGGTGCAAGCGCGATCCGCGACCGTGTACCGGAGCGGGCCGTGGTCTTCCACGCCCGAGCCCTGTTCCTTCCTGGCGGGGAACGCGCGGCGACCGAGGTCCCGGAGCAGTGGTCGGTGCCGGCCTGGGCATTTGAGACCGACCGCTACACCGACCGCGCCTCTGCCTGGCGCACGGCCCGACGACCCGGGACGGGCCAGGAGGTCGAGGCCCAGGTGCGAGGCACGGACAAGGACGCCGTAGAGGCTGCCTTCGCCGAAGCGTGTGCACAGGCTGTGGACCGCGCCCGAAACCCGGGGAAGTACGGCGACACCGACGACTGGTGA